In Archangium violaceum, the following are encoded in one genomic region:
- a CDS encoding DUF4388 domain-containing protein encodes MARLLIVEDHPELASLMVAAAESRGHEATAVHTGEAALALLRPAAFHAAVVDLLLPDMRGSAVLSALRDHAIPAVAVSGVFKGDRFAREAIEVHGARAFFEKPFELLQLLESVEQLCGLTRPLAPPPAEDDDEVVVFEDASLLDDEPLFDSAEDEPGFTSDDSSEDEPVFALPPEQQAPVVQGLIEEVREPPRRAAPPPALVVQVPIETAPIEFEAPPQEPVPPEQEPAAAENATPVTLKTEDLDEIGAMEELASSDEEPAPAPEELQPVEEAPPAPATDPEELAALDSLRPVEEAPPAPATDPEELAALDSLRPVDATPVSEITPEELRALDALAAAEETPAPAITSEETQALDALSPVEEAPTPEATNSGETTRDDSEPEPGIALPFGEREKVWNKPSSTPGTRRRPLPEWSLSGDLKNTSVPRLLNAYYEARHSGELKLRQGSLLKVIYFGAGRPVYAASNLAHERFLRFCARRGVIPEERLAEVATLAREQNLRSSEAMSRLGLLDAKKRQQLIEEQVKEILWSTFSWTEGAYGFSPLQPPRAGLVKLSVFPGDLILEGILRSEPLVTLRQQMPRSRRLFPSAAPAYGLHELKLKGQQALLLAYADGTKTVEDLLTITELPERDVLATLRGLELIGVLEERREEPSNSRRITFGL; translated from the coding sequence ATGGCGCGACTGCTGATCGTCGAGGACCACCCCGAACTGGCCTCCCTCATGGTTGCCGCGGCCGAAAGCCGCGGTCATGAGGCCACGGCCGTTCATACCGGCGAAGCCGCGCTGGCCCTCCTGCGCCCAGCCGCCTTCCACGCCGCGGTGGTGGACCTGCTGCTGCCCGACATGCGCGGCAGCGCCGTGCTCTCCGCGCTCCGGGACCACGCCATCCCCGCCGTCGCCGTCAGCGGCGTCTTCAAGGGGGACCGCTTCGCCCGCGAGGCCATCGAGGTCCACGGCGCCCGCGCCTTCTTCGAGAAGCCCTTCGAGCTCCTCCAGCTCCTGGAGTCCGTCGAGCAGCTGTGCGGTCTCACCCGCCCGCTGGCTCCGCCCCCGGCCGAGGACGACGACGAGGTCGTGGTCTTCGAGGATGCTTCGCTCCTGGACGACGAGCCCCTCTTCGACTCCGCCGAGGACGAGCCCGGCTTCACCTCCGACGACTCCAGCGAGGACGAGCCCGTCTTCGCCCTCCCTCCCGAGCAGCAGGCTCCCGTGGTGCAGGGGCTCATCGAGGAGGTGAGGGAGCCACCGCGGCGCGCGGCCCCGCCGCCAGCCCTCGTGGTGCAGGTCCCCATCGAGACGGCGCCCATCGAATTCGAGGCGCCCCCTCAGGAGCCTGTCCCGCCCGAGCAGGAGCCCGCCGCCGCCGAGAACGCCACGCCCGTCACCCTCAAGACGGAGGATCTCGATGAGATCGGGGCCATGGAGGAGCTCGCGTCCTCCGACGAGGAGCCGGCGCCAGCCCCCGAGGAGCTCCAGCCCGTCGAAGAAGCCCCGCCGGCTCCCGCGACTGACCCCGAGGAGCTCGCGGCCCTCGACTCGCTCCGGCCCGTCGAAGAAGCCCCGCCGGCTCCCGCGACTGACCCCGAGGAGCTCGCGGCCCTCGACTCGCTCCGGCCCGTCGACGCGACCCCGGTCTCGGAGATCACCCCCGAGGAGCTCCGGGCGCTGGATGCACTCGCGGCGGCCGAGGAGACGCCAGCACCCGCCATCACCTCCGAGGAAACCCAGGCGCTCGACGCGCTCTCCCCCGTCGAGGAGGCTCCCACGCCCGAGGCCACGAACAGCGGGGAGACGACCCGCGACGACTCGGAGCCCGAGCCTGGGATCGCCCTGCCCTTCGGCGAGCGCGAGAAGGTGTGGAACAAGCCCTCCTCCACGCCCGGCACCCGCCGCCGTCCCCTGCCCGAGTGGTCGCTCTCGGGGGACCTGAAGAACACCAGCGTTCCCCGGCTGCTCAACGCCTACTACGAGGCCCGCCACAGCGGAGAGCTCAAGCTCCGGCAGGGCTCCCTGCTCAAGGTCATCTACTTCGGCGCGGGCCGCCCGGTGTACGCGGCGTCCAACCTCGCCCACGAGCGCTTCCTCCGCTTCTGCGCGCGCCGGGGCGTGATTCCAGAGGAGAGGCTCGCGGAGGTGGCCACCCTCGCCCGCGAGCAGAACCTCCGCTCCAGCGAGGCGATGAGCCGCCTGGGCCTGCTGGACGCGAAGAAGCGCCAGCAGCTCATCGAGGAGCAGGTGAAGGAGATCCTCTGGTCCACCTTCTCCTGGACCGAGGGCGCCTACGGTTTCAGCCCGCTGCAGCCCCCTCGCGCGGGGCTGGTGAAGCTGTCGGTGTTCCCCGGGGACCTCATCCTGGAGGGAATCCTCCGCTCGGAGCCCCTGGTGACGCTGCGCCAGCAGATGCCTCGCTCGCGCCGGCTCTTCCCCTCCGCGGCCCCGGCCTACGGCCTCCACGAGCTGAAGCTCAAGGGACAGCAGGCCCTGCTGCTGGCCTACGCCGACGGCACCAAGACGGTGGAGGATCTGCTCACCATCACCGAGCTTCCCGAGCGCGACGTGCTCGCCACGCTGCGGGGGCTGGAGTTGATCGGCGTGCTGGAGGAGCGGCGCGAGGAGCCGAGCAACAGCCGCCGCATCACCTTCGGCCTGTAG
- a CDS encoding VOC family protein: MDVHGFHHLAIQVRDVERVTAFYRDVLGFSELKRHHRADGSLRSVWVGVPGGGFLALEEVSGEPEPGPFQNERPGLFLLAFRIPKEERARAVEGFARAGVPLEKETKWSVYVRDPEGNRVALSHHPED, from the coding sequence ATGGACGTTCATGGCTTCCACCATCTGGCCATCCAGGTTCGGGACGTAGAGAGAGTCACCGCTTTCTACCGGGATGTGCTGGGCTTCTCTGAGCTCAAACGGCACCACCGAGCGGACGGCTCGTTACGCAGTGTGTGGGTCGGGGTACCGGGCGGGGGCTTCCTCGCCCTGGAAGAGGTCTCGGGCGAGCCCGAGCCAGGTCCCTTCCAGAACGAGCGGCCGGGCCTCTTCCTGTTGGCCTTCCGCATCCCCAAGGAGGAGCGGGCGCGGGCGGTGGAGGGCTTCGCCCGGGCGGGGGTGCCCCTGGAGAAGGAGACGAAGTGGTCGGTGTATGTCCGGGATCCCGAGGGAAACCGGGTGGCGCTCAGCCACCATCCCGAGGATTGA